The genomic window CACGGTCGCGCGTGGTCTCCCGCGGGGTCCGCGTCGTCACCGTCTCACGCCGGCTGGGACACTCGGACGCGGAGGTCGCCCGACCCGCGAGCACGCCTGCGTGGAGCCCGACGACGTGCTGAGCACGCGCGCGGCGATGGCCGGGATCCTGTCCACGATCGATCCGGACGTGCACCCGTCGTGCAGCCCGGGAGACGTCCGAGTAGGGGAAACCACAGGTCAGATGCCGAACCACCTCGCCGCAGTCATGTTCGACATGGACGGCACGCTGGTCGAGTCCGAGCAGCACTGGGGCGAGGCGCTGTTCGCCCTGGCCCGACGCCTGGGCGGGGAACTCAGCGGGCCCGCGCGCGAGGCGACCGTCGGCACCAGCATGGCGACCTCGATGCGCATCCTGCAGGCCGACCTCGGCATCGAGCGCAGCCCCGGGGACACCCGCGCGGACATCGCCTGGGTGGAGGACGCGGTGGCCGGCCTGCTCGCCGCCGAGCTGCACTGGCGGCCCGGAGCGCGGGAGCTGCTGGCCGACGTCCGCGCGGCCGCGCTGCCCACGGCCCTGGTGACGACGACGCCGCGCCGGCTGGCCGAGCTGGTCGTCGCGCAGATCGAGGCCGCGTTCCCCGACGTGCCGCCGTTCGACCTCACCGTCTGCGGCGACGAGGTGCCCGCGCGCAAGCCCGATCCCGCGCCCTACCTGCAGGCCGCCGAGGCCCTGGGCGTCGACCCGGCGGACTGCGTGGTCGTCGAGGACTCGGGAGCCGGGGTCACGGCCGGCCTGGCCGCCGGGTGCGCCGTCCTCGGCGTGCCCTCGCTGCAGCCGCTGGCCCCGGCGCCGGGCCTGGTCCTGCGCGGCACCCTCGCCGGGGTCGGCGTCGCGGACCTGGAGCGACTGGTCCTCGACCGGCAGGCCGCCGCGCCCCGCTCCTGAGCGCTCAGGTCCCGACCTCCCGGCCGCGGGACACGACCAGCCGCACGCGCAGCAGCGCCGTGACGTCGGCCGTGGGGTCGCCATCGACGAGCAGCAGGTCCGCGTCGAGCCCCGGCGCGAGCCGGCCGGTGCGCCTCGCCAGCCCGCACGCGTCCGCCGCCGCGCCGGTCGCCGTCCGGAGGGCCTCGGGAGCCGGCACGCCGCCGCCGGCCAGCGAGGCCACGGCCTCCGGGAGGATCCCGTGCGGCTTGCCCGGGGCGATGCCGGCGTCGACCCCGCTGACGATCCGCACGCCGGCGCGGTGCAGCCGGGCGGCCTCCTCGGCGCGCGCCTGCTCGGTGAGGCCCAGCCGGTCGATCAGCGCCTGCACCCGCGGCGGCGGGACGGTTCCGGGCGCGAGGCCCAGGGTCGGGCAGACGGCGGTGCCCGCCCGGGCGAGCTGCCCCGCCAGCGCCGGCGGGACGCCCCAGCCGGTGGCGGTCAGCCCGGTGCAGTGCTCGATGCCGTCCACCCCCGCGGCCAGCACCTGCCGGACGGCGCCGAGGGCGTGCGCGTGCGCGGTCACCGGCAGGCCGAGCCGGTGGGCCTCCTCGACCACGGCGTGCACCTCGGCCGAGGTGAACTGGCAGGCGGCCATGTCCGTGCCGGCCGTCATCGCGCCGCCGCTGGCCATCAGCTTGACGACGCCGGCGCCGCGCTCGGCGCGCTCGCGCACGGCGGCCCGCAGGGCGTCGACGCCCGCGGTCGCCCCGCCCATCGACGCGCAGTGGCCCGCGGGGGAGGTGATCGGCGGCCCGGAGGCGACCACGGTCGGGCCCGGCCCCGGCGCCCGCTCGACGACCGCCCAGCCGACGTCGCCGAGGTCCCGCACCGCCGTGACGCCGGCGGCCAGGTGCTCGGCGAGCGACGCGGTGACGATCGCGTCGACCTGGTCCCGGGAGAGCTCGTCCAGCTGGTCGAGCGCCCGCGGCCCGCTGTCCCCGCAGAGGTGCACGTGCGCGTCGACGAGCCCGGGCAGCAGCGTCGTCCCGGGCAGGTGGGTGAGCGGCACGTCCGCGGGCGGTGCGGACGCGGCCGGTTCGACGGCGAGGATGCGGTCGTCGTCGACGAGGACCAGGGCGCCGTCGGGCAGGACGCGGTCCCCGTCGAAGGCGCGGTCGGCCCGGTAGGCGTGCACGTGGGCCTCCTCGGTACGGGACGAGACGGCCGATGCTGGGCGCGGGACGCCGCCCGGTCGAGGGGACCTGGCGCGTACCGGTGGTCGACCGGCCACGGCGGGCGGGCCGGTGAGCACCCGGCGCCGGCCGCGGACACGGCCGGCGCGGGGCAGGCCCTCGACGCGGGACACCCGGCGCTCGGACGGCGCCGTCCGCAGCAGCGCCGCACCCCTGCGGCGGCCCGAGGACCGGCAGCGCGCGGCCGCCGACCGCGTCCGCCCGGCGGCGACCGTTATCCCCAACTACACGCCGACCGGATGTCGGACCAGGGGAGGCCTCCGGCCTCACAGCGGGCTGCGCGCACGGCACCGCCCTCAGCGCAGCGGCTCACGGCAGAGGACCGGGTGCGCCCCCGGCCGTCCGGGTGGCGGACCGGGGAGGGGAGCCCGCGCGGCTCCACCGTCCCCTCGGTGACGGGGAGGCTGCTGCTCGTCGTCGGCGTGGTCCTCGCGGTCTCGGGGACCGGCTGACCGCCCGGGACGTCAGTCCCGCTCGACGACCGGCAGCGTCGCCCAGCCGGCCTTGGCGGCCGCCTCGGCGGGGAACGGCGGGGGAGTGCCGCCGAAGGAGGGGCACAGCGCCTGGTGGTCGCACCAGTCGCACAGCCGGGTCCGGTTGGGCCGGAAGTCGCCGGTGGCCACCGCCCGCTCGATCGCCGCCCAGATGGCCAGCAGCGTCCGCTCGAACCGGACCAGCTCGCCCTCCTCCGGGGCGTAGGTGAGCGCGTCGCCGTCGCCGAGGTAGATGAGCTTGAGCTGGCTGGCCACGACGCCGCGGGTGCGCCACAGCACCAGGGCGTAGAACTTCATCTGGAACAGCGCCTTGGACTCGAACGCCTCACGCGGCATCGAGCCGGTCTTGTAGTCGACCACCCGCAGCGCGCCGTTGCGGGCGACGTCGAGCCGGTCGACGTACCCGCGCAGCAGCAGCCCGTCGGGCAGCGTGACCTCCACCAGCTGCTCGCGGCCCTCCGGCTGGATGCGGGTCGGGTCCTCCAGGCGGAAGTAGGTCTCCACCAGCTTCCCGGCCGACTCCAGCCAGGACTCCAGCGACGGCGGCTCCCGGCCCTCCTCCGCCGCGGTGAACAGCGCCTCGACCTCCGGGTCGGCGCGCAGCTCGTCCCACGCCGGGGTCACCAGCTCACGCGCCGCCTCGACGGTCCGCTGCGCCGGCGGGAGGTCGTAGAGCCGCTCCAGGACCGAGTGCACCAGCGTGCCCCGCACCGCGGCGGCGCTCTTCTTCTCCGGCAGCCGGTCGATGGTGCGGAAGCGGTAGAGCAGCGGGCAGGTCTTGAAGTCGGCCGCCCGGCTCGGGGACAGCGAGGGCCGGCGAGGTGCCCGCTCCCCGTCCCCGGGGGCCGGCTCGCCGCCGTCGGACGCCGTGTCGGGGGAGACCGACCCCAGCTGCGCCGGATCCACCTGCGCCGGGTCCACCTGCGCCGGGTCCACCTGCGCCGGGTCCTGCGCCACTGCCGTCATGTCCCCGAGGT from Geodermatophilus normandii includes these protein-coding regions:
- a CDS encoding HAD family hydrolase, with translation MPNHLAAVMFDMDGTLVESEQHWGEALFALARRLGGELSGPAREATVGTSMATSMRILQADLGIERSPGDTRADIAWVEDAVAGLLAAELHWRPGARELLADVRAAALPTALVTTTPRRLAELVVAQIEAAFPDVPPFDLTVCGDEVPARKPDPAPYLQAAEALGVDPADCVVVEDSGAGVTAGLAAGCAVLGVPSLQPLAPAPGLVLRGTLAGVGVADLERLVLDRQAAAPRS
- a CDS encoding amidohydrolase family protein, whose protein sequence is MHAYRADRAFDGDRVLPDGALVLVDDDRILAVEPAASAPPADVPLTHLPGTTLLPGLVDAHVHLCGDSGPRALDQLDELSRDQVDAIVTASLAEHLAAGVTAVRDLGDVGWAVVERAPGPGPTVVASGPPITSPAGHCASMGGATAGVDALRAAVRERAERGAGVVKLMASGGAMTAGTDMAACQFTSAEVHAVVEEAHRLGLPVTAHAHALGAVRQVLAAGVDGIEHCTGLTATGWGVPPALAGQLARAGTAVCPTLGLAPGTVPPPRVQALIDRLGLTEQARAEEAARLHRAGVRIVSGVDAGIAPGKPHGILPEAVASLAGGGVPAPEALRTATGAAADACGLARRTGRLAPGLDADLLLVDGDPTADVTALLRVRLVVSRGREVGT
- a CDS encoding RecB family exonuclease, with amino-acid sequence MTAVAQDPAQVDPAQVDPAQVDPAQLGSVSPDTASDGGEPAPGDGERAPRRPSLSPSRAADFKTCPLLYRFRTIDRLPEKKSAAAVRGTLVHSVLERLYDLPPAQRTVEAARELVTPAWDELRADPEVEALFTAAEEGREPPSLESWLESAGKLVETYFRLEDPTRIQPEGREQLVEVTLPDGLLLRGYVDRLDVARNGALRVVDYKTGSMPREAFESKALFQMKFYALVLWRTRGVVASQLKLIYLGDGDALTYAPEEGELVRFERTLLAIWAAIERAVATGDFRPNRTRLCDWCDHQALCPSFGGTPPPFPAEAAAKAGWATLPVVERD